From the Accumulibacter sp. genome, one window contains:
- the truA gene encoding tRNA pseudouridine(38-40) synthase TruA — MRVALAVEYDGSGFRGWQQQPGGGTVQDALQEALQEFARVPLHVVCAGRTDAGVHALGQVVHFDTTLERSMYSWVRGANTFLPPAVAVRWAQRVPAEFHARSSASSRHYRYVLLNRMHRTGTWHGRVAWHHHPLDLQRMQEAATMLLGERDFSAFRAAECQAISPVKIMQRADIRRHGDLVVLDFVATAFLHHMVRNLVGSLVAIGQGRHRPQWIGELLASRDRRLAAPTFPAAGLYLIAVNYPARWGLPTDDASDFLSLLPVTCPATAATP, encoded by the coding sequence ATGCGGGTCGCACTGGCGGTCGAGTACGATGGCAGCGGATTCCGCGGCTGGCAGCAGCAGCCGGGAGGAGGAACGGTCCAGGATGCCTTGCAGGAGGCCCTGCAGGAGTTCGCCCGGGTCCCGCTGCACGTCGTCTGTGCCGGACGTACCGATGCCGGCGTCCACGCCTTGGGGCAGGTCGTCCATTTCGATACCACTCTGGAACGCTCGATGTATTCCTGGGTGCGCGGCGCCAACACCTTCCTGCCACCGGCAGTCGCCGTCCGCTGGGCGCAACGGGTTCCCGCCGAATTTCACGCCCGGTCGTCGGCCTCATCCCGGCACTATCGCTACGTCCTGCTCAACCGCATGCACCGAACCGGAACCTGGCACGGGCGGGTGGCTTGGCACCACCACCCGCTCGACCTGCAGCGCATGCAGGAGGCAGCCACCATGCTGCTCGGCGAACGGGACTTTTCTGCCTTTCGCGCAGCCGAGTGCCAGGCGATCTCGCCGGTCAAGATCATGCAACGTGCGGACATCCGCCGCCATGGCGACCTCGTCGTACTGGATTTTGTCGCCACCGCCTTCCTGCATCACATGGTGCGCAACCTGGTCGGCAGCTTGGTCGCCATCGGCCAGGGCCGGCATCGCCCGCAGTGGATCGGCGAGTTGCTCGCGAGTCGCGACCGCCGCCTGGCAGCGCCGACCTTCCCGGCCGCCGGCCTCTACCTGATCGCCGTGAACTATCCGGCACGATGGGGCCTGCCCACCGACGACGCCAGCGACTTCCTCTCGCTTCTGCCGGTCACTTGTCCAGCAACGGCAGCGACGCCATGA